One segment of Marinobacter sediminum DNA contains the following:
- the pyrH gene encoding UMP kinase, producing the protein MPTSSKTQPRYKRVLLKLSGEALMGEHEFGIDPKVLDRMALEIGALIGIGVQVGLVIGGGNLFRGAALNAAGMDRVTGDHMGMLATVMNGLAMRDALERSNIRTRVMSAIPMSGIVEHYDRRRAVRDLKDGDVVIFCAGTGNPFFTTDSAACLRGIEIEADAVLKATKVDGVYSADPYLDDTAEKYDYLTYDEVLDKKLGVMDLTAICLARDHGIPLRVFDMNRAGALTRIVTGEKEGTLIE; encoded by the coding sequence ATGCCGACATCATCGAAAACCCAGCCCAGATACAAGCGTGTTCTGCTCAAGCTCAGTGGCGAGGCCCTGATGGGGGAGCACGAATTCGGTATTGATCCCAAAGTTCTTGACCGTATGGCCCTCGAAATTGGTGCCCTGATAGGCATCGGTGTTCAGGTCGGGCTGGTTATTGGGGGTGGCAACCTGTTCCGCGGTGCTGCACTGAATGCGGCCGGAATGGATCGAGTGACGGGTGATCATATGGGCATGCTGGCCACCGTGATGAACGGTCTGGCAATGCGGGACGCTCTTGAGCGTTCAAACATCCGTACCCGGGTCATGTCTGCCATACCCATGAGTGGTATTGTGGAGCACTATGATCGTCGCCGTGCGGTCCGCGATCTGAAAGACGGTGATGTGGTGATTTTTTGTGCCGGTACCGGTAACCCCTTTTTCACCACTGACTCTGCAGCGTGTCTGCGTGGCATTGAGATCGAGGCTGACGCGGTACTGAAGGCGACTAAGGTCGATGGCGTATACTCTGCGGATCCGTACCTGGATGACACCGCGGAAAAGTACGACTACCTGACGTACGATGAGGTGCTGGACAAGAAACTGGGCGTGATGGATCTGACGGCCATTTGTCTGGCCCGCGATCACGGCATACCGCTGCGGGTCTTCGACATGAATCGTGCCGGCGCGCTGACTCGCATCGTGACAGGTGAAAAAGAAGGTACACTGATTGAATAA
- the frr gene encoding ribosome recycling factor → MINDIKSEADKKMQKSLEALHSAFNKIRTGRAHPSILDSVTVNYYGQETPLKQVASVNVEDNRTLAVSPWEKSLVPTIEKAILASDLGLNPATSGDLIRIPMPMLTEETRKEMVKQAKADAEHGRVSIRNARRDANSMIKELLKDKEITEDDERKGEDEVQKLTDRYIAEVEKALKAKEEDLMAV, encoded by the coding sequence GTGATTAACGACATCAAATCGGAAGCCGACAAGAAAATGCAAAAGAGCCTGGAGGCTCTGCACTCGGCCTTTAACAAAATCCGCACGGGTCGAGCTCACCCGTCGATTCTGGACAGCGTTACGGTCAATTACTATGGCCAGGAGACACCTCTGAAGCAGGTGGCCAGTGTGAACGTTGAGGATAACCGGACACTTGCGGTTTCTCCCTGGGAGAAAAGCCTGGTTCCGACCATTGAGAAGGCCATCCTGGCTTCCGACCTGGGGCTGAACCCTGCAACCAGCGGCGACCTCATCCGTATACCGATGCCCATGCTGACTGAGGAAACCCGCAAAGAGATGGTCAAGCAGGCGAAGGCCGATGCTGAGCATGGTCGGGTTTCTATCCGCAACGCACGTCGTGATGCCAACAGCATGATCAAGGAGTTGCTGAAGGACAAGGAAATCACCGAAGACGACGAACGTAAAGGTGAGGACGAAGTCCAGAAGCTGACCGACCGTTATATCGCGGAAGTCGAGAAGGCACTGAAAGCAAAAGAAGAGGATCTGATGGCGGTTTAA
- the uppS gene encoding polyprenyl diphosphate synthase, giving the protein MTGTVSAEIPESADSRPRHVAIIMDGNNRWAKSHRLTGVAGHKAGVDAVKAVVETCAREGVEVLTLFAFSSENWRRPKDEVTALMRLFLFALEREVRKLHRNDIRLRIIGDRSAFSPALQEHMEEAEELTRNNTRMTLVIAANYGGHWDIAQASRQVAAQVRSGQLEPSDITDDLIQQHLSIGDLPMPDLMIRTAGEQRISNFMLWHLAYTELYFSPVFWPDFKEDEMRKALQAYAGRQRRFGQTDDQIAAKAAQQ; this is encoded by the coding sequence ATGACGGGAACTGTATCCGCAGAGATTCCGGAGTCGGCTGATAGTCGGCCCCGGCATGTGGCCATCATCATGGACGGTAACAACCGTTGGGCGAAGTCGCACCGGCTAACAGGAGTGGCGGGCCACAAGGCCGGAGTGGATGCGGTCAAGGCTGTGGTGGAAACATGCGCCCGGGAAGGCGTCGAAGTGCTTACCCTGTTTGCGTTTTCCAGCGAGAACTGGCGTCGTCCGAAAGACGAGGTGACGGCGCTGATGCGGTTGTTCCTGTTTGCCCTCGAGCGTGAAGTCCGCAAGCTGCATCGCAATGATATCCGGCTCAGAATTATTGGGGATCGCTCAGCTTTCAGTCCTGCCTTGCAGGAGCATATGGAGGAGGCTGAGGAACTCACTCGCAATAATACCCGCATGACCCTGGTGATTGCTGCCAACTACGGTGGCCACTGGGACATCGCCCAGGCCTCGCGGCAGGTGGCTGCGCAGGTTCGGAGCGGTCAGCTCGAGCCATCTGACATTACCGATGATCTTATCCAGCAACACCTGAGTATTGGCGATCTTCCGATGCCGGATCTGATGATTCGTACTGCGGGCGAGCAGCGAATCAGTAATTTCATGCTCTGGCACCTCGCCTACACCGAGCTGTACTTCTCCCCGGTTTTCTGGCCGGACTTCAAAGAAGACGAGATGCGCAAAGCCTTGCAGGCATATGCCGGGCGCCAGCGCCGTTTTGGCCAGACTGACGATCAAATTGCTGCCAAGGCCGCACAACAATAA
- a CDS encoding phosphatidate cytidylyltransferase, producing the protein MLKTRIITALILAPIAIGGIFFLPPLGFALFTGAIITVGAWEWANMSGIEGQGGRVAYAAVIAALLWGLLNTSALTVLWLSVVWWFICFLLVRGYPSGSDRWGSLPVRAIMGLFVLVPAWVGLNHLRMGSFQFGDITNNLWVILYVFCVVWVADIGAYFSGRAFGKAKLAPRVSPGKSWAGVWGGLLAVGVFAVIVSTLASASVVETLLLVVASLLTGLVSVLGDLLESMLKRFRGIKDSSQLLPGHGGIMDRIDSLTAAIPIFALIITQLGWLTAGHW; encoded by the coding sequence GTGTTAAAGACCCGGATTATCACTGCACTCATCCTGGCGCCGATCGCCATCGGTGGTATCTTCTTCCTGCCGCCGCTGGGATTTGCCCTGTTTACCGGGGCCATCATTACTGTTGGGGCCTGGGAATGGGCCAATATGTCCGGAATTGAAGGGCAGGGTGGCCGGGTAGCCTACGCAGCCGTCATCGCGGCACTGCTCTGGGGGTTGCTCAACACCTCGGCTTTAACCGTGCTATGGCTGTCAGTGGTCTGGTGGTTCATCTGCTTTTTGCTGGTTCGAGGATACCCGTCCGGCTCCGACCGGTGGGGAAGTTTGCCGGTCAGAGCGATTATGGGGCTGTTTGTCCTGGTGCCTGCGTGGGTGGGCCTCAACCATTTGAGAATGGGGAGCTTTCAGTTCGGCGATATCACCAACAACCTCTGGGTGATCCTCTACGTTTTCTGCGTGGTTTGGGTTGCGGATATTGGTGCCTATTTTTCCGGTCGCGCCTTTGGTAAAGCCAAACTGGCACCCCGAGTCAGTCCGGGTAAATCCTGGGCGGGAGTCTGGGGTGGCCTCTTGGCCGTCGGCGTCTTTGCCGTAATTGTCAGCACCCTTGCTTCTGCCAGTGTTGTTGAGACCCTGTTGCTGGTGGTCGCGAGCCTCTTGACCGGCCTGGTCTCGGTACTGGGTGATCTGCTGGAAAGCATGCTCAAGCGATTTCGTGGCATTAAGGACAGCAGTCAGCTGTTGCCTGGTCACGGCGGGATTATGGATCGCATCGACAGCCTGACAGCCGCGATCCCCATTTTCGCCCTGATTATTACGCAGCTTGGCTGGCTGACAGCCGGACACTGGTGA
- the ispC gene encoding 1-deoxy-D-xylulose-5-phosphate reductoisomerase, whose amino-acid sequence MVARRLTILGATGSIGLNTLDVIRRHPDRFSVYALTASTRAEELATLCREFLPEVAVMADPAAADRLAGLLSDLPDIRVLSGPEGLCDVASAPDADTVMASIVGAAGLSPTLSAVRSGKRVLLANKEALVMSGKLFMDAVAASGAELLPIDSEHNAIFQCMPADKVRDPKGAGITRILLTASGGPFREFSAESLRSVSPEQACAHPNWSMGQKISVDSATLMNKGLELIEACWLFNTTPERVEVHVHPESIIHSMVEYADGSVLAQLGSPDMRTPIANGLAWPERIEAGVAPLDLFAIGRFHFEPPDLVRFPCLRLAAEAFETGGTAPAALNAANEVAVAAFLAGNLCFADIPVIIERTLAATSVAPADSFDTIFAKDSEARKRAREQIGLLTV is encoded by the coding sequence ATGGTAGCGCGACGCCTCACGATTCTCGGAGCGACGGGCTCTATTGGTCTCAATACGCTGGATGTTATACGGCGACATCCGGATCGCTTTTCTGTCTACGCCCTGACCGCCAGTACCCGGGCTGAAGAACTCGCAACCCTGTGTCGCGAGTTTTTGCCGGAAGTCGCTGTGATGGCGGATCCCGCCGCAGCCGACAGACTTGCCGGATTGCTGTCAGACCTGCCCGACATTCGCGTACTCAGCGGCCCGGAGGGGCTCTGTGACGTTGCTTCCGCCCCTGACGCAGATACAGTGATGGCATCCATTGTTGGTGCGGCGGGCTTATCCCCGACTTTGTCCGCCGTACGATCCGGCAAGCGGGTACTGCTGGCTAACAAAGAAGCGCTGGTGATGTCCGGAAAGTTGTTCATGGACGCAGTGGCTGCCTCCGGGGCAGAGTTGCTGCCGATCGACTCTGAGCACAACGCCATATTCCAGTGCATGCCCGCTGACAAGGTTCGGGATCCCAAGGGTGCGGGTATCACCCGTATTCTGCTGACTGCCTCGGGAGGCCCTTTTCGGGAGTTCAGCGCGGAGTCCCTGCGCTCTGTGTCTCCGGAGCAGGCCTGTGCCCACCCCAACTGGTCCATGGGGCAGAAGATTTCTGTGGATTCCGCGACCCTGATGAATAAAGGTCTGGAGCTGATTGAGGCCTGTTGGCTGTTCAACACGACGCCGGAGCGAGTGGAAGTTCATGTGCACCCCGAGAGTATTATCCATTCGATGGTCGAATATGCGGATGGCTCGGTGCTGGCGCAGCTAGGCAGTCCGGACATGCGAACGCCCATTGCCAATGGTCTGGCGTGGCCCGAGAGAATTGAAGCTGGCGTTGCACCGCTTGACCTGTTTGCGATCGGGCGTTTTCATTTCGAACCGCCCGATCTGGTACGTTTCCCATGCCTGCGGCTGGCCGCTGAAGCCTTCGAGACCGGAGGCACTGCGCCTGCAGCCCTGAATGCAGCCAATGAGGTGGCCGTAGCGGCTTTTCTCGCTGGTAACCTGTGTTTTGCCGATATCCCCGTTATCATAGAGCGGACACTGGCAGCCACGTCTGTGGCACCTGCTGACAGTTTTGATACGATTTTTGCCAAGGACTCCGAAGCCCGGAAGCGTGCCCGGGAACAGATAGGTCTGCTAACTGTCTGA
- the rseP gene encoding RIP metalloprotease RseP, whose product MQIIESILALALTLGILVTLHEYGHFWVARRCGVKVLRFSVGFGKPLFSWYDRHGTEFAVAAIPLGGYVKMLDEREGPVPEDLKDQAFTSKSPSKRIAIAAAGPIANFIFAIFAYWVLSVVGVTSVAPIVGDVSPDTVAQRMGLREGMEIHAVDGHRVSSWRDVNMRLLERAGEQGEIAIDVTSNDARGTITGALDGWRLNDDTPNPLSEFGITPWRPDVPAILGQLSDGGRAKQAGLETGDQIMAVDGEPVANWFELVDYIQSAPEQTLEVTLRRDGAERSIRVRPEAKTLEDGKVIGFVGAGVQSVEWPDDALRDISYGPLAAIPNALSETWSDTRLTLVAIKKMATGLLSPSNLSGPITIARVAEASVSSGFEDFVRFLAYLSISLGVLNLLPVPVLDGGHIVYYTIEAVRGKPVSDAAQALGLRIGMALILTLMVFALYNDLMRL is encoded by the coding sequence ATGCAGATTATCGAATCCATTCTGGCGTTGGCGCTCACTTTGGGCATCCTCGTAACGCTCCATGAATACGGCCATTTCTGGGTGGCCCGCCGCTGTGGCGTAAAGGTTTTGCGGTTCTCGGTTGGCTTTGGTAAACCTCTTTTCTCCTGGTACGACCGCCATGGCACAGAGTTCGCTGTTGCTGCCATCCCTCTGGGCGGATACGTCAAAATGCTGGATGAGCGGGAGGGGCCTGTTCCTGAAGATCTCAAAGACCAGGCCTTCACCTCCAAGTCACCCTCAAAGCGAATAGCGATCGCTGCTGCCGGGCCGATTGCCAATTTTATCTTTGCGATTTTTGCCTACTGGGTGCTGAGCGTTGTTGGTGTGACGTCCGTCGCTCCGATTGTTGGTGACGTTTCGCCGGACACGGTCGCACAGCGGATGGGGCTGCGCGAAGGAATGGAGATCCATGCGGTCGACGGCCATCGCGTCAGCTCCTGGCGGGACGTCAACATGCGCTTGCTTGAGCGGGCGGGTGAGCAGGGCGAGATTGCTATTGATGTCACCAGTAACGATGCGCGCGGCACCATTACCGGAGCGCTTGATGGCTGGCGGTTGAATGATGATACGCCAAATCCGTTGAGCGAATTTGGGATCACGCCCTGGCGCCCTGATGTGCCGGCCATTCTTGGTCAGCTTTCCGATGGCGGTCGAGCTAAGCAGGCCGGGCTTGAAACCGGTGATCAGATAATGGCTGTAGACGGTGAGCCTGTGGCGAACTGGTTTGAGCTGGTGGATTACATCCAGAGCGCGCCAGAACAGACCCTCGAAGTAACCCTGAGGCGTGATGGCGCCGAACGCTCGATCCGGGTTAGACCAGAGGCAAAGACCCTGGAAGATGGTAAGGTGATCGGCTTTGTGGGAGCGGGTGTTCAGTCGGTCGAATGGCCGGATGACGCGCTCCGGGATATCAGTTACGGTCCGCTTGCGGCCATTCCTAATGCGCTGAGTGAAACCTGGTCGGATACGCGGCTAACGCTGGTAGCCATCAAGAAAATGGCCACAGGGCTGCTTTCGCCCTCGAACCTCAGTGGTCCGATTACAATTGCGCGGGTGGCTGAGGCCAGCGTGAGCTCTGGATTCGAGGACTTTGTGCGCTTCCTTGCGTATCTCAGTATCAGTCTCGGTGTGCTCAACCTCCTGCCGGTCCCCGTTCTGGATGGTGGTCACATTGTCTACTACACCATCGAGGCAGTTCGGGGTAAGCCTGTGTCCGATGCGGCTCAGGCGCTTGGATTACGAATTGGTATGGCATTGATTCTCACATTAATGGTGTTTGCTCTTTACAACGACCTGATGCGGTTGTGA
- the bamA gene encoding outer membrane protein assembly factor BamA, with the protein MRRSLLGVAVGLAVAATGMKPAFADEFTVADIEVEGLQRVSAGTVFSAFPVNIGEQVDQPELADAIKSLFRTGLFTDIEASRDSGVLILTVRERPSISSIEIEGNKNIETEMLMDALAGAGLQEGQVFRRATLERLELEILRSYISQGRYNARVKASAEELARNRVSIRLDINEGTVAAIHHINIVGNQDFEDEELLNLFELKSSSWWNSITNSDKYARERLSGDLETLRSFYLDRGYLDFNVESSQVSISPDKQQVFIAIAVNEGPEYTVSEINLRGNLIVGEEELRKLIPIEEGDVFSRARMTAISETLSFRLGKEGYAFASVNAVPEPGEGNTAAVTFFVEPGKRAYVRRINFDGNVSTRDDVLRQEMTQMEGGIASSDRIEFSKTRLERLGFFKTVNVETVPVPGTDDLVDVNYGVEEQPTGSLSASVGFSQDSGVILGANVSENNFFGTGKRVSFGVNVSDSVKSANVSYLDPYYTVDGVSRGFSLFARQTDYEDEDISSYLLDEYGGRITFGYPTDNITRLNFGVGYTRSNLKEGLFTSQEVRDFIDEEGDSFDNYFLFGSWRRSTLNRGVLPTDGFSHSVSLDVAVPGSDLTFYKLSHKTDFYYPITNSGSWIMRARTDIGYGDGYADRTQMPFYEHFYAGGYGSVRGYEANSLGPRATNDPNDLSEPDPFGGNLLTEGSLELIFPTPFAGDTRSMRTAFFFDAGQVFDTERGFDPDAGEVRMSAGVGFQWITAVGPLAFSLAKPINDKNGDKTQVFQFSLGQTF; encoded by the coding sequence ATGAGACGTTCTCTTCTAGGTGTAGCCGTTGGCCTCGCTGTTGCCGCGACCGGCATGAAGCCAGCTTTCGCGGATGAATTCACGGTTGCGGATATTGAGGTCGAAGGCCTGCAACGGGTATCTGCAGGTACCGTTTTTTCTGCCTTCCCTGTCAACATTGGTGAGCAGGTAGATCAGCCTGAGCTCGCTGATGCCATCAAATCCCTGTTTCGAACCGGTCTTTTTACCGATATTGAAGCCAGCCGCGATTCCGGTGTTCTGATCCTGACGGTGCGCGAGCGGCCCTCGATCAGTTCCATCGAGATTGAGGGCAACAAGAACATCGAAACCGAGATGCTCATGGACGCCCTGGCGGGCGCTGGCCTTCAGGAGGGGCAGGTATTCCGTCGGGCCACGCTGGAGCGCCTGGAGCTTGAGATCCTGCGGTCGTATATCTCGCAGGGTCGTTACAACGCACGCGTAAAAGCGTCGGCGGAAGAGCTCGCCAGAAACCGGGTTTCCATTCGCCTGGATATCAACGAGGGAACCGTTGCTGCGATTCACCATATCAATATTGTGGGTAATCAGGACTTCGAAGACGAAGAACTGCTTAACCTTTTCGAGCTGAAAAGCAGTAGCTGGTGGAACTCCATCACCAATTCCGACAAGTATGCCCGTGAGCGATTGAGCGGCGATCTTGAAACCCTGCGGTCGTTTTACCTTGACCGGGGCTACCTGGACTTCAATGTGGAGTCCAGCCAGGTATCGATTTCCCCCGACAAGCAGCAGGTTTTTATTGCCATCGCGGTAAACGAGGGGCCGGAATACACTGTCTCGGAAATCAATCTGCGCGGTAACCTCATTGTTGGTGAGGAAGAGCTGCGCAAGCTGATACCCATTGAGGAAGGGGACGTCTTTTCCAGGGCTCGCATGACAGCGATTTCCGAGACTCTGTCTTTCCGATTGGGCAAAGAGGGCTACGCGTTCGCGAGTGTGAATGCCGTGCCGGAACCGGGTGAAGGTAACACCGCAGCAGTCACCTTTTTCGTGGAGCCCGGCAAGCGGGCCTACGTTCGCCGGATAAATTTCGACGGCAATGTCTCTACCCGTGATGATGTTCTGCGCCAGGAAATGACTCAGATGGAAGGAGGCATTGCCTCGTCCGACCGAATTGAATTTTCCAAAACCCGCCTGGAGCGGCTTGGCTTTTTCAAGACGGTTAATGTGGAAACCGTGCCCGTGCCCGGAACGGATGACCTTGTCGATGTAAATTACGGCGTAGAAGAGCAGCCTACCGGCAGTCTGTCTGCGTCCGTTGGCTTTTCTCAGGATTCCGGGGTCATCCTTGGCGCCAACGTTTCGGAGAACAACTTCTTCGGTACCGGTAAGCGGGTTTCTTTCGGTGTAAACGTCAGTGACTCGGTCAAGAGCGCGAATGTGTCCTATCTCGACCCTTATTACACGGTAGATGGCGTAAGCCGGGGCTTCAGCCTGTTTGCCCGGCAAACGGACTATGAAGATGAGGATATTTCATCCTACCTGCTGGACGAGTACGGTGGCCGGATCACTTTCGGTTATCCAACAGACAACATCACCCGCCTGAACTTTGGTGTTGGCTATACCCGCTCCAATCTCAAGGAAGGCTTGTTCACCTCACAGGAAGTTCGTGACTTTATTGATGAAGAAGGCGACTCCTTTGACAATTACTTCCTGTTTGGCAGCTGGCGCCGCAGCACCCTGAACCGGGGTGTTCTGCCAACCGATGGTTTCAGCCATTCGGTGTCGCTGGATGTGGCAGTTCCGGGTAGTGATCTGACTTTCTATAAGCTCAGCCATAAGACCGACTTCTATTATCCCATCACGAACTCGGGCAGCTGGATTATGCGTGCCCGCACGGATATTGGCTATGGAGATGGTTACGCTGATCGGACGCAGATGCCTTTCTACGAGCACTTCTATGCCGGCGGGTATGGATCTGTGCGTGGCTACGAGGCAAACTCTCTGGGGCCAAGGGCGACCAATGACCCCAACGATTTATCTGAGCCGGATCCGTTCGGTGGTAATCTGTTGACGGAGGGCAGTCTCGAACTGATTTTCCCGACACCTTTCGCCGGCGATACCCGCTCAATGCGAACAGCATTTTTCTTCGATGCGGGTCAGGTGTTTGACACCGAACGTGGCTTCGATCCAGACGCGGGGGAAGTGCGCATGTCGGCCGGCGTCGGTTTCCAGTGGATTACTGCGGTAGGTCCGCTGGCCTTCAGTCTGGCGAAGCCGATAAATGACAAAAATGGCGATAAGACCCAGGTATTCCAGTTCTCTCTGGGCCAGACGTTCTAG
- a CDS encoding OmpH family outer membrane protein, translating into MSRIPMIVAAAIMALSFPAMAETRIGVVDLRQALFSSNEAKSFSETLQKDFTADEAKVREAQEQARKLKERLEKDGAMMNESERNKMAGEFQEKVKEFNFLKQRLDSAVSQRKQAFLEQARPDVDAAVKELLEENDLDLILPSEAVVYVKPEMNLTAQLLDKLNR; encoded by the coding sequence ATGTCCCGAATTCCAATGATTGTTGCTGCTGCCATTATGGCGCTCTCGTTCCCTGCCATGGCAGAAACCCGTATTGGTGTTGTGGATTTAAGGCAGGCTTTGTTCTCTTCAAATGAGGCCAAAAGCTTCAGTGAGACTCTCCAGAAGGATTTTACCGCGGATGAAGCCAAGGTCCGGGAAGCGCAGGAGCAGGCACGCAAGCTCAAGGAACGTCTGGAAAAAGACGGTGCCATGATGAATGAAAGCGAGCGGAACAAGATGGCCGGCGAATTCCAGGAGAAGGTCAAGGAATTCAATTTCCTCAAGCAGCGTCTGGACAGCGCCGTTTCCCAGCGTAAGCAGGCGTTTCTGGAACAGGCTCGCCCTGATGTAGATGCGGCCGTAAAAGAGCTGCTGGAGGAGAACGACCTCGACCTGATCCTCCCGAGTGAGGCTGTCGTCTATGTAAAGCCTGAAATGAACCTGACTGCTCAGCTTCTCGACAAGCTAAACCGATAA
- the lpxD gene encoding UDP-3-O-(3-hydroxymyristoyl)glucosamine N-acyltransferase: MTKRSYRLGDIAKALGAELRGDPDVRVSGLATLQAAGPGHISFLANPSYAKYLTDTCASAVILSPAMAGDSPADVLLMDNPYLGYAQLSHWFDPEPVAAPGNHPSAVIDPAARIAEDACIGPNAVIEAGADLGAKVVVGAGSVIGARARIGAGTVIRPRVTIGHDVVLGKRCHILSGAVIGSDGFGFANEKGVWHRIAQLGRVVLGDDVEVGANTTIDRGALDDTVIGDGVKLDNLIQIAHNVQIGDHSAMAAMVGIAGSTRIGRHCVFGGASGVAGHLEIGDQVHLTGMTLVTGDIREPGVYSSGTSADTNRQWRKNAVRFRQLDALARRVKELEKKSEG; encoded by the coding sequence ATGACAAAAAGGTCCTATCGGCTCGGCGACATTGCCAAGGCACTGGGAGCCGAACTCCGGGGTGATCCCGATGTAAGGGTGTCCGGGCTTGCAACCCTGCAGGCAGCCGGGCCCGGACATATCAGTTTTCTGGCAAACCCCTCCTATGCAAAATACCTGACCGACACCTGCGCTTCGGCAGTAATTCTGTCTCCTGCCATGGCGGGGGATAGTCCTGCCGATGTGCTGTTAATGGATAATCCTTACCTTGGCTATGCTCAGCTGAGCCACTGGTTCGATCCTGAACCGGTTGCGGCACCCGGTAATCACCCTTCTGCGGTGATCGACCCGGCCGCCAGGATTGCTGAAGACGCATGCATTGGTCCGAACGCCGTGATCGAGGCCGGTGCTGATTTAGGCGCTAAAGTGGTTGTCGGTGCCGGCTCTGTTATTGGTGCCCGTGCCCGTATCGGTGCCGGGACCGTTATTCGTCCCCGGGTAACGATTGGCCATGATGTTGTCCTGGGCAAGCGCTGTCATATCCTCAGCGGTGCGGTCATTGGATCGGACGGTTTCGGTTTCGCCAATGAGAAGGGTGTCTGGCATCGAATTGCTCAGCTGGGGCGTGTTGTACTGGGCGATGACGTGGAAGTTGGCGCAAATACCACCATTGATCGCGGCGCTCTCGACGATACGGTGATCGGTGATGGAGTGAAGCTTGATAACCTGATACAGATCGCCCACAACGTTCAGATCGGCGACCACAGCGCGATGGCTGCGATGGTCGGCATTGCCGGCAGTACCCGTATAGGCCGGCACTGTGTATTTGGTGGTGCCTCTGGTGTGGCCGGCCACCTGGAGATCGGAGATCAGGTGCACCTGACCGGCATGACGTTGGTCACCGGTGATATCCGGGAACCGGGGGTCTATTCCTCTGGCACCAGTGCGGATACCAACCGGCAATGGCGAAAGAACGCCGTGCGTTTCCGTCAGCTGGATGCTTTGGCGCGGCGGGTTAAAGAACTGGAAAAGAAATCAGAGGGCTGA
- the fabZ gene encoding 3-hydroxyacyl-ACP dehydratase FabZ codes for MMYIDEILEYLPHRYPFLLVDRVTEVEKGKSIKGYKNISFNESFFQGHFPGNPIMPGVLIIEAMAQLSGILGFVTVDRKPSDGVVQYLAGSSKARFKRPVLPGDQLCMESELISGKRGIYKFDCRALVDGEVVCVAEILTAEREV; via the coding sequence ATGATGTATATCGACGAAATTCTGGAATATCTGCCCCATCGTTACCCTTTCTTGCTGGTGGATCGGGTAACTGAGGTCGAGAAAGGGAAATCGATCAAGGGTTACAAGAATATTTCGTTCAACGAGTCTTTTTTTCAGGGTCACTTTCCGGGTAACCCGATTATGCCGGGTGTGCTGATCATTGAAGCTATGGCTCAGCTCTCGGGAATTCTCGGTTTTGTGACCGTGGACCGTAAACCTTCAGATGGCGTGGTACAATATTTGGCTGGATCCAGTAAGGCGCGTTTCAAGCGCCCTGTTTTGCCGGGAGACCAACTGTGTATGGAGTCGGAACTTATCTCCGGTAAACGTGGAATCTACAAATTCGATTGTCGCGCGCTGGTCGACGGTGAAGTCGTGTGCGTGGCAGAGATTCTGACCGCTGAGAGAGAAGTTTGA
- the lpxA gene encoding acyl-ACP--UDP-N-acetylglucosamine O-acyltransferase, which yields MATNDWSGVHPQAIVDPSAKLADNVTVGPWSYIGPGVEIGEGTEILSHVVVKGPTVIGRNNRIFQFSSIGEECQDKKYAGEPTTLIIGDDNVIRENCTIHRGTIQDRGETRIGSGNLLMAYVHVAHDCLVGDNTILANCATLAGHVNVGDFAILGGGTMVHQFCSIGPHSMAAGGSIVLKDIPAYVMASGQSAEPHGMNVEGLKRRGFSKEVLLSLRRAYKIIYRQGLTTEQAVEALEKAFPGTAEVAPLIDSLRGAHRGIIR from the coding sequence ATGGCGACAAATGACTGGTCGGGTGTCCATCCTCAAGCGATTGTGGACCCATCAGCCAAGCTGGCGGACAACGTCACTGTTGGTCCCTGGAGCTACATCGGCCCTGGTGTAGAGATTGGCGAGGGGACCGAGATCCTTTCCCATGTGGTCGTTAAGGGACCAACCGTAATCGGCCGCAATAACCGGATTTTCCAGTTCTCCAGTATCGGAGAGGAATGCCAGGACAAGAAGTACGCGGGTGAACCAACCACGCTGATTATCGGTGACGATAACGTTATCCGTGAAAACTGCACGATCCATCGGGGAACGATCCAGGACCGGGGTGAAACCCGCATTGGCAGTGGCAACCTGCTCATGGCGTATGTGCATGTCGCCCATGACTGCTTGGTTGGTGATAACACGATTCTGGCCAACTGTGCGACGCTTGCAGGCCACGTAAATGTGGGAGACTTTGCGATTCTGGGCGGTGGCACCATGGTCCACCAGTTCTGCAGTATCGGCCCCCATAGTATGGCAGCGGGAGGCAGCATCGTGTTGAAGGATATTCCCGCTTATGTCATGGCCAGCGGTCAATCTGCCGAGCCGCACGGCATGAACGTTGAGGGTCTCAAGCGTCGCGGCTTCAGCAAGGAGGTTCTGCTTAGCCTGCGCCGCGCCTACAAGATCATCTATCGCCAGGGGCTGACGACCGAGCAGGCTGTGGAAGCACTGGAAAAAGCGTTCCCCGGTACTGCTGAAGTAGCGCCCCTCATTGACTCCCTGCGAGGAGCTCACCGCGGCATTATTCGCTAA